The Mytilus trossulus isolate FHL-02 unplaced genomic scaffold, PNRI_Mtr1.1.1.hap1 h1tg000070l__unscaffolded, whole genome shotgun sequence genome window below encodes:
- the LOC134699537 gene encoding uncharacterized protein LOC134699537 produces the protein MLDGYFYSQSCDDAVEKRLKTYSIIFFVFMAITILAEMSCIIMTVFDVIRLKKLTLGIKAGDDTKEIIRENEKIILKQSIGDEANKSENKKIQKDKPEKISQIKKSMSRGAFDLQKKESTIIQDKHEDKIELQPVKSMEIADKNKAAGQNMKMEAVTGTTLNGDAEVETVAEKDTTARDTAIEDATDTSK, from the exons ATGCTAGACGGATACTTTTACTCACAG TCATGTGATGATGCAGTTGAAAAAAGATTGAAGACATACAGCATAATCTTCTTTGTGTTCATGGCGATCACCATTTTAGCTGAG ATGAGTTGCATTATAATGACTGTATTCGACGTTATAAGGCTAAAGAAATTAACGCTGGGTATAAAAGCTGGTGACGACACAAAAGAAATCATTAGAGAAAACGAAAAAATCATTCTGAAACAATCAATTGGGGATGAAGCaaataaatcagaaaataagaaaatacagAAGGATAAACcagaaaaaatatcacaaatcaaGAAGTCGATGTCGAGAGGAGCATTTGATTTACAAAAGAAAGAAAGTACAATTATTCAGGATAAACACGAAGACAAAATTGAATTACAACCTGTAAAATCGATGGAAATTGCAGACAAAAATAAAGCTGCAgggcaaaatatgaaaatggaAGCAGTCACTGGCACAACATTGAATGGTGATGCAGAAGTCGAAACAGTGGCTGAAAAAGATACCACAGCGAGGGACACCGCGATTGAAGATGCGACTGACACATCGAAATAG